The Drosophila teissieri strain GT53w chromosome X, Prin_Dtei_1.1, whole genome shotgun sequence genome has a segment encoding these proteins:
- the LOC122624562 gene encoding nucleolin: MTSSRNMLLMLLLVASASILPLEAKTVFRRTDKISENFKQLDLPPEEIDPNVAPPESEPPKVEDVANEVVDAVTPASPIDESANEIASGDVETPNAVASAAEAAAPAAAVSEVAEAAAPAVATTLAAKPTSAPTTAKPENPISKYCKCSESHCDCCRKFGLPLLPSGPGCAKIAYVGNDEMSVSLKYGDITLASRRISSKRARPICVGLPGGYSKFCGKVYGLSRSKESKDFKACLAFELRADDEVEASLRVSCFKFGPEGVRVAEAEPLPVKPSSDDDDDDDDDLFGFAAGGDDDEDEEDDYDSDTDADTDDDDDTEDYADDDEAEAEAPEDADYGGFSLAGLLDELDDDEDEKPVKKPAAAPADQTREHVIADGQAPATATTTNGDQVQSKDDTGAPAAGEVAAAAAAAPIEGEVAAAVTPATTAAADEDSTTPKSKKSKKAKKNKKKKAVAEAQDETGFAYELLNGILDFFN; the protein is encoded by the exons ATGACCAGCTCAAGGAacatgctgctgatgctgctcctGGTGGCCAGTGCCTCCATACTTCCCTTGGAGGCCAAGACCGTGTTCCGGCGCACAGACAAGATATCGGAGAACTTCAAGCAGTTGGATCTGCCGCCCGAGGAGATCGATCCCAATGTGGCGCCCCCGGAATCGGAGCCACCCAAGGTGGAGGACGTGGCGAATGAGGTGGTCGATGCCGTAACGCCTGCTTCGCCCATCGACGAGAGTGCCAATGAGATTGCCAGCGGTGATGTGGAGACCCCGAACGCTGTGGCTTCCGCTGCAGAAGCTGCCGCCCCAGCCGCCGCCGTTTCCGAGGTCGCAGAGGCAGCTGCTCCGGCGGTGGCCACCACTCTGGCGGCCAAGCCCACCAGTGCCCCCACCACCGCCAAGCCGGAGAATCCCATCAGCAAGTACTGCAAGTGCTCGGAGAGCCACTGCGACTGCTGCCGAAAGTTCGGATTGCCACTGCTGCCCAGCGGACCTGGCTGCGCCAAGATAGCCTATGTGGGCAACGACGAGATGAGCGTGTCTCTCAAGTACGGAGACATCACCTTGGCCTCCCGCCGCATCTCCAGCAAGCGGGCTCGCCCCATTTGCGTGGGCCTCCCCGGCGGCTACTCCAAGTTCTGCGGCAAGGTCTATGGTCTGTCCCGCTCCAAGGAGTCCAAGGACTTCAAGGCCTGTCTGGCCTTTGAACTGCGCGCCGACGACGAGGTGGAGGCCTCCCTGCGCGTCTCCTGCTTCAAGTTTGGACCGGAAGGAGTCCGGGTGGCCGAGGCGGAGCCGTTGCCTGTGAAGCCCAGCTCagatgacgatgatgacgacgacgatgacctCTTCGGATTTGCCG CTGGTGgcgacgatgatgaggatgaggaggacgaCTATGACAGCGATACGGATGCGGACaccgatgacgacgatgacacCGAGGACTATGCTGATGATGACGAGGCCGAGGCCGAAGCGCCCGAGGATGCTGATTACGGCGGCTTCAGTTTGGCCGGACTTCTGGACGAGCTcgacgatgacgaggacgaGAAGCCGGTTAAGAAGCCAGCGGCTGCGCCTGCCGACCAAACCCGCGAGCATGTGATTGCCGATGGCCAGGCGCCCGCGACCGCGACTACCACGAACGGCGACCAGGTGCAGAGCAAGGATGATACGGGAGCTCCTGCCGCCGGCgaggttgctgctgctgcagctgcagcacctaTTGAGGGAGAAGTGGCCGCAGCGGTGACTCCGGCCACCACTGCCGCAGCCGATGAGGACTCCACCACGCCCAAGTCCAAGAAGTCCAAGAAGGCGaaaaagaacaagaagaagaaggccgTCGCGGAGGCGCAGGACGAGACAGGATTCGCCTACGAGCTCCTCAACGGCATCCTGGATTTTTTCAACTGA